A region of Micromonospora sp. WMMD882 DNA encodes the following proteins:
- a CDS encoding NAD(P)-dependent alcohol dehydrogenase translates to MRALRLNAWKSEPELVEVAEPTPGPDQVVVRIGAAGACHSDLHLMHDFEAGTVPWGPPFTLGHENAGWVHALGDGVTGLTVGQPVAVYGPWGCGACARCQVGVDTYCENPAGAPVPSGGGGLGLDGGMAEYLLVPASRHVVPLPEGLDPVHAAPLTDAGLTPYHAVRRSWPKLPPGSTALVIGVGGLGHVGVQVLKATTAARVIAVDTRAEALDLARACGADLALPAGEDAAEQVRAATPHGRGADVVLDFVGANTTLKLGAASVRTVGDLTIVGIGGGTLPVSFFSVPYEVSIQTTYWGSRPELVEVLDLGGRGLLKPKITTFGLDEAVHAYHLLAEGRLEGRAVIVP, encoded by the coding sequence GCGCTACGACTGAACGCCTGGAAGAGCGAGCCGGAGCTGGTCGAGGTGGCCGAGCCGACGCCCGGACCCGACCAGGTGGTGGTCCGGATCGGGGCGGCCGGCGCCTGCCACTCCGACCTGCACCTGATGCACGACTTCGAGGCCGGCACGGTGCCGTGGGGTCCGCCGTTCACGCTGGGGCACGAGAACGCCGGCTGGGTGCACGCCCTCGGTGACGGCGTGACCGGGTTGACGGTGGGGCAGCCGGTCGCCGTGTACGGGCCGTGGGGCTGCGGCGCCTGCGCCCGCTGCCAGGTAGGCGTCGACACGTACTGCGAGAACCCGGCGGGCGCGCCGGTGCCCAGCGGCGGCGGGGGTCTCGGGCTGGACGGCGGCATGGCCGAGTACCTGCTGGTGCCGGCCTCCCGGCACGTCGTGCCGCTGCCCGAGGGGCTGGACCCGGTGCACGCCGCCCCGCTGACCGACGCCGGGCTCACCCCGTACCACGCGGTCCGTCGGTCCTGGCCGAAGCTGCCGCCGGGCAGCACCGCCCTGGTGATCGGGGTGGGTGGTCTCGGGCACGTCGGGGTGCAGGTCCTCAAGGCCACCACCGCGGCCCGGGTGATCGCCGTCGACACCCGCGCCGAGGCGCTGGACCTGGCCCGGGCCTGCGGGGCGGACCTCGCCCTGCCCGCCGGCGAGGACGCGGCGGAGCAGGTCCGGGCGGCCACCCCGCACGGCCGGGGCGCGGACGTGGTGCTCGACTTCGTCGGCGCGAACACGACCCTGAAGCTGGGCGCGGCCAGCGTGCGCACCGTCGGCGACCTGACCATCGTCGGCATCGGCGGCGGCACCCTGCCGGTGTCGTTCTTCTCGGTGCCGTACGAGGTGAGCATCCAGACCACCTACTGGGGCAGCCGGCCGGAGCTGGTCGAGGTGCTGGACCTGGGCGGGCGGGGCCTGCTGAAGCCGAAGATCACCACGTTCGGGCTGGACGAGGCCGTGCACGCCTACCACCTCCTGGCGGAGGGCCGGCTGGAGGGCCGGGCGGTGATCGTCCCCTGA